A region of Geminocystis sp. M7585_C2015_104 DNA encodes the following proteins:
- a CDS encoding ABC transporter ATP-binding protein/permease has product IPIEPGQLVALVGGSGAGKSTLLRTLLGIQPITSGVVYLNGEDLTTNFNLYRHQIGYVPQTDIVHRDLRVEEVLRYAAKLRLPPDADVDAIVEKTLADIEMLERRDVLVKNLSGGQLKRVSIGVELLVNPKLFFLDEPTSGLDPGLDKKMMLLLRKLADQGRTIIIVTHATTNIKLCDRIVFLGRGGNLCFYGSYEEAREFFGLEDNKDFADVYLELDSPEAVKQTAERYQQSPHYAKNIAQKLSALPETRCQKPKPRAIKAGFWRQLVHLCQRSLQLVLRDRSNLIISLLTAPIGILLIRLATRDIQPFLPGKEGDATVATLAQTVVFVFTCAAIWVGLASSLQEIVKENDIYSRERLVNLNLLSYLGSKITILSALAGLQTLLMVVVTLVAFSPPKPEMISWWLGLTVTTFLSIVASICLGLMVSALVKNTTQANSALPLLLLPQIIFSGVLFEAKGIVEYVSWLMASRWSVGAYGSLVDINSLIPPPVRLPSGEEVATPFTEKYMYTPTWENLTANWEMLLVHCGIYLVITYLAQRRKDII; this is encoded by the coding sequence CATACCCATCGAACCAGGGCAACTGGTAGCACTAGTGGGAGGCAGTGGTGCAGGCAAATCCACCCTGTTACGCACTCTTCTGGGTATCCAGCCAATTACTAGTGGGGTGGTATATCTTAACGGCGAAGACTTGACCACCAATTTTAACCTATACCGGCACCAGATTGGCTATGTGCCCCAGACGGACATTGTACACCGTGATTTGCGGGTAGAGGAGGTATTACGTTATGCCGCCAAGCTGAGGCTACCCCCCGATGCAGATGTGGATGCCATTGTCGAAAAAACCCTGGCCGATATTGAAATGTTGGAAAGAAGGGATGTGTTGGTGAAAAACCTCAGTGGTGGCCAGTTAAAACGGGTGTCCATCGGTGTGGAATTACTAGTCAACCCTAAACTCTTCTTTTTGGATGAGCCTACCTCTGGGTTAGATCCTGGTTTGGACAAGAAAATGATGCTACTATTACGCAAACTCGCTGACCAGGGACGCACTATTATAATTGTAACTCATGCTACCACAAATATTAAGCTGTGTGATCGAATTGTATTCTTGGGCAGGGGAGGCAATCTCTGTTTCTACGGCAGTTACGAAGAAGCCAGGGAATTTTTTGGGCTGGAAGACAACAAGGATTTTGCTGATGTATACCTAGAGTTGGATAGCCCAGAGGCAGTAAAACAAACGGCAGAAAGATACCAACAGTCACCCCACTATGCCAAAAACATCGCCCAGAAACTCTCTGCACTCCCAGAAACCCGTTGCCAAAAGCCCAAGCCCAGGGCAATCAAAGCCGGTTTTTGGCGTCAACTGGTCCATCTGTGTCAACGCTCCCTACAACTAGTATTACGAGATCGCAGTAATCTAATCATATCCCTCTTAACCGCACCCATCGGCATTTTACTCATCCGTCTTGCCACCAGAGACATACAGCCTTTCCTCCCAGGAAAAGAAGGAGATGCCACTGTGGCTACCTTGGCTCAGACGGTTGTTTTTGTATTCACCTGTGCTGCTATTTGGGTGGGGTTAGCCTCTTCCCTTCAGGAAATAGTCAAAGAAAATGATATATACAGCAGGGAGAGGCTAGTGAATCTCAATCTCCTCTCCTATCTCGGCTCAAAAATCACTATCCTCTCCGCCTTGGCAGGCTTACAAACCCTGTTGATGGTGGTGGTTACCCTTGTTGCTTTCTCTCCCCCTAAACCCGAAATGATTTCCTGGTGGTTGGGGTTGACTGTTACTACCTTTTTGAGTATAGTTGCCTCCATCTGCCTCGGCTTAATGGTATCTGCCTTAGTCAAAAACACCACCCAGGCTAATAGTGCCCTCCCCTTGTTACTTTTACCACAAATTATCTTCTCTGGGGTATTGTTTGAGGCGAAGGGGATAGTAGAATATGTCTCCTGGCTTATGGCTAGTCGCTGGTCTGTAGGCGCTTATGGTTCACTTGTAGATATAAACAGTCTTATTCCCCCTCCCGTAAGACTCCCTAGCGGCGAAGAAGTAGCTACCCCTTTTACAGAAAAATACATGTATACCCCAACCTGGGAGAATCTCACCGCTAACTGGGAGATGTTATTGGTACATTGTGGCATTTATCTGGTAATTACCTATCTAGCCCAAAGGAGAAAGGATATTATATAG
- a CDS encoding CIA30 family protein produces MQLKRLWDTLSFFEVIPFANCLNQLFNPSQDSITFRKTVMGLTLVCYDGSVQGRETLSSLREKGIPLRVLNTSNSLPDVDFSRENIEVINVNLEGDSLNPSILERVSRIICLPQRGIDKFISLVEKTLQKGEILLFDFHNQSAINQWGAVDDIVMGGISSSRLTWKDGVAVFTGEVSTENNGGFASVRSKNLNPPWDLSGYEGIRLRIRGDGQRYKFILRCEGKWDGIGYCYSFDSQANSWIDVDIPFRKLIPVFRAKTVASAGDFLSSQVYSFQLMLSKFEYDGKYNPFFRPGPFCLEIESIKAYGGHNSPQLILIGNTSQWQDYLSHTPTLDTVYGDIPIVS; encoded by the coding sequence ATGCAATTAAAACGTCTTTGGGATACTCTTAGTTTTTTCGAGGTAATTCCCTTTGCTAATTGTCTCAATCAGTTATTTAACCCTTCCCAGGATAGTATTACATTTAGGAAAACGGTTATGGGTTTAACGCTGGTTTGTTATGATGGCAGTGTACAGGGGAGGGAAACCTTATCTTCATTGAGGGAAAAAGGGATACCCCTGAGGGTTTTAAATACATCTAATTCGTTGCCGGATGTGGATTTTTCTCGGGAGAATATAGAGGTAATTAATGTTAATTTGGAAGGAGATTCTCTAAATCCTAGTATCTTGGAAAGGGTTAGTAGAATTATTTGCCTACCACAAAGGGGGATAGACAAATTTATTAGCTTAGTGGAAAAAACCCTGCAGAAGGGAGAAATCCTCTTGTTTGACTTTCACAACCAGAGTGCTATAAATCAATGGGGTGCGGTGGATGATATAGTGATGGGGGGGATTAGTAGTAGTAGGCTAACATGGAAAGATGGTGTTGCTGTTTTTACGGGGGAGGTGTCTACAGAAAATAATGGCGGTTTTGCCTCTGTTAGAAGTAAGAATTTGAATCCCCCCTGGGATTTGTCTGGTTATGAGGGGATTAGGTTAAGAATACGAGGAGACGGACAACGATACAAGTTTATCCTCCGTTGTGAAGGCAAATGGGATGGGATAGGTTATTGCTATTCTTTTGATAGTCAAGCCAACAGTTGGATAGACGTAGACATCCCTTTCAGAAAACTAATACCAGTTTTTCGTGCCAAAACAGTTGCCTCGGCGGGGGATTTCCTTTCTAGCCAAGTCTATTCCTTCCAGTTGATGTTGAGTAAATTTGAATACGACGGCAAATATAATCCCTTTTTCCGCCCTGGCCCATTTTGTCTGGAGATAGAATCTATTAAAGCCTATGGTGGGCATAATTCCCCTCAGTTGATTCTAATAGGTAACACCTCCCAATGGCAGGACTATCTTTCCCACACCCCCACCCTGGATACCGTGTATGGGGATATTCCTATAGTGTCCTAA
- the sufD gene encoding Fe-S cluster assembly protein SufD, protein MIILNRENRDVTIDGETYIGRLLQQAENQPLWWQGNLRQLVAETRRRGGRRVAALHLPTKKDEEWRFTDLSDLYQHNWHYAIPSQLNPEVLAEFILPPTNHSRLVLENGYYQPPLSDVSAIATDVAYLGNLGGLREEEINNIASYLAKEESEEGDIFAALNSAGLVDALVVWVKANQTVSLPLHLLHITVTDTLPRWSQPRILVVVEENSVCELIECYGVISNISNPSCSYTATGKCYYFNNAVTEIYLKGNARINHTRIQMESGDGFHIAKTVVYQFEHSHYTLNEVSLGGKLYRHNLKVYQRGEKTETFLYGLTLLQGKQLGDTHSEVNLDYPHGLVNQLHKYIIDHKATGVFNGKIRVPKRAQLTNASQLNRNLLLSPGGKINTKPELQITADNVKCTHGATVSQLEAEEVFYLRSRGLSEEMARHLLIDAFAAEILDKIPLDSLKQRLRQCFTCRT, encoded by the coding sequence ATGATAATCTTAAACAGGGAAAACCGCGACGTCACCATAGACGGGGAGACTTATATAGGGAGATTACTACAACAGGCAGAAAATCAACCCCTTTGGTGGCAGGGAAATTTAAGACAACTAGTGGCAGAAACCAGAAGGCGGGGTGGGAGACGAGTAGCGGCATTACATCTACCCACCAAAAAAGACGAGGAGTGGCGTTTTACTGATTTGAGTGACTTATACCAACACAATTGGCATTATGCCATCCCCAGCCAATTAAACCCAGAGGTGTTGGCGGAGTTTATTTTACCCCCCACTAACCATTCCCGTTTGGTATTGGAAAATGGCTATTACCAGCCTCCATTGTCTGATGTTTCTGCCATTGCAACAGATGTAGCCTATCTTGGTAATTTAGGTGGTTTAAGGGAAGAGGAAATTAACAACATTGCCTCTTATTTAGCAAAAGAGGAGTCTGAAGAGGGGGATATATTTGCTGCCTTGAATTCCGCAGGTTTAGTAGATGCCTTAGTGGTGTGGGTAAAAGCAAATCAGACTGTTTCACTTCCCCTTCATCTCCTACATATTACTGTAACAGACACCCTCCCCCGGTGGAGTCAACCGCGAATTTTAGTGGTGGTGGAGGAAAATTCTGTTTGTGAACTGATAGAATGCTATGGAGTCATCAGTAATATTAGTAATCCTAGTTGTTCCTACACTGCCACAGGGAAGTGTTATTATTTCAACAATGCTGTAACGGAAATTTATCTAAAGGGTAATGCCAGAATCAATCATACTCGCATCCAAATGGAGTCGGGGGATGGTTTTCATATAGCCAAGACGGTGGTATACCAGTTTGAACATAGCCATTATACCCTTAACGAGGTCAGTCTTGGAGGAAAACTATATCGCCACAATCTTAAAGTCTACCAACGAGGGGAAAAAACAGAGACTTTCCTCTATGGTTTAACCCTATTGCAGGGGAAACAGTTGGGAGATACCCACAGTGAGGTGAATTTAGACTACCCTCATGGGTTGGTAAATCAGTTGCATAAGTACATCATTGACCACAAGGCCACTGGGGTTTTCAATGGTAAAATAAGAGTGCCAAAAAGGGCACAGTTGACTAATGCCTCCCAGTTGAATCGGAATTTGTTACTCTCACCTGGGGGGAAAATTAACACCAAGCCGGAATTACAGATAACTGCAGATAATGTAAAGTGTACCCATGGGGCTACTGTTAGTCAACTAGAGGCGGAGGAGGTATTCTATCTTCGCAGTCGTGGCTTGAGTGAAGAGATGGCGCGTCATTTGTTGATTGATGCCTTTGCCGCCGAAATTCTTGACAAGATTCCCCTAGATTCTCTCAAACAACGTCTTCGTCAGTGTTTTACCTGTCGCACCTAG
- the sufC gene encoding Fe-S cluster assembly ATPase SufC → MSNTILEIRNLKAAVEGVEILRGVNLKIKAGEVHAIMGRNGSGKSTLSKVITGHPDYEVTEGEIIYLGENLLEKTPEERALAGIFLAFQYPIEIPGVSNLDFLRVAYNNRRKHLGLEELDAFDFEDLVREKLELVSMDASFLERSVNEGFSGGEKKRNEILQMALLEPTLAILDEIDSGLDIDALRIVAGGVNQLRKPDNALLLITHYQRLLNYIVPDVVHVMSRGKIVMSGDKNLALELEAKGYDFLDEEEELTTV, encoded by the coding sequence ATGAGTAACACGATACTAGAAATAAGGAATCTAAAGGCGGCAGTAGAGGGAGTGGAGATTCTCAGGGGGGTAAACCTAAAGATAAAGGCGGGGGAAGTGCATGCTATAATGGGGCGCAATGGTTCTGGAAAAAGTACCCTTTCTAAGGTCATCACAGGACACCCCGACTATGAGGTGACAGAGGGGGAGATTATATATCTAGGGGAAAATCTACTAGAAAAGACTCCAGAAGAAAGGGCACTAGCGGGGATATTTTTAGCCTTCCAATACCCCATAGAAATCCCGGGGGTAAGTAATTTAGATTTTCTGCGGGTAGCCTATAACAACCGTCGCAAGCATCTCGGGTTAGAGGAGTTAGATGCCTTTGACTTTGAAGACTTGGTGAGGGAAAAACTAGAGTTGGTTTCCATGGATGCTTCCTTCCTGGAAAGGAGTGTCAATGAAGGTTTCTCCGGAGGCGAAAAGAAACGCAATGAAATCCTACAAATGGCACTATTAGAGCCCACTTTAGCTATTCTAGACGAAATAGACTCCGGTTTGGACATTGACGCCCTAAGAATAGTCGCAGGGGGGGTAAATCAATTACGTAAACCTGATAATGCCCTTCTGCTGATTACCCACTATCAGAGACTATTGAACTATATTGTCCCCGATGTGGTGCATGTTATGTCTAGGGGAAAAATTGTGATGAGTGGGGATAAGAATCTGGCATTGGAATTGGAAGCCAAGGGTTATGACTTTTTGGATGAAGAAGAAGAATTAACTACGGTTTAA
- a CDS encoding DUF4079 domain-containing protein, translating to MTLEQFSLLIHPILAVAGVFPLLGIVSYFAWETRQRRLQIRKRGDSYIPSIVARNHVNLGKYLASGVVFVTLAGLAQPIITKNIIKNSLWQTNIFLFIFLILMFIFTIASQIFLLKARGRIWRGVFATLAGMGVIILGSQEGVFRRTNQWYISHYYYGVAVCLLMIFSVAIIEEIYQDKSLRWRNLHVILNCIALLLFLGQVITGSRDLFEIGLWTPPPATIL from the coding sequence ATGACTTTGGAACAATTTAGTCTTTTAATTCACCCGATACTAGCAGTAGCGGGAGTGTTTCCTCTTTTGGGAATAGTATCATATTTTGCCTGGGAGACAAGACAAAGAAGACTGCAAATAAGAAAGAGGGGGGATAGTTATATACCCAGCATCGTGGCGCGAAATCACGTAAATCTTGGGAAGTATCTGGCTAGTGGAGTTGTTTTTGTTACGTTGGCGGGATTAGCGCAGCCGATTATAACTAAGAATATTATCAAAAATAGTTTGTGGCAGACGAATATATTCCTGTTTATTTTTTTGATTTTGATGTTTATATTCACCATCGCCTCCCAGATATTTCTATTAAAGGCGAGGGGGAGAATATGGCGAGGGGTTTTTGCCACTCTGGCGGGGATGGGAGTGATAATTTTAGGCAGTCAGGAGGGGGTTTTTAGACGCACCAACCAGTGGTATATCTCCCATTACTATTACGGGGTAGCTGTCTGCCTATTAATGATTTTCTCTGTGGCGATTATAGAGGAAATCTACCAAGATAAATCCCTGCGATGGCGTAATCTCCATGTCATCCTCAATTGTATCGCCCTGTTGTTGTTTTTGGGACAGGTTATTACCGGCAGTAGGGATTTGTTTGAAATCGGCTTGTGGACTCCTCCCCCTGCTACAATTCTCTGA
- a CDS encoding ferredoxin:protochlorophyllide reductase (ATP-dependent) subunit B, translated as MKLAYWMYAGPAHIGTLRIASSFKRVHAIMHAPLGDDYFNVMRSMLEREKNFTPVTASIVDRNVLARGSQEKVVDNIIRKDKEEKPDLIILTPTCTSSILQEDLANFVERARLNTDSDVLLADVNHYRVNELQAAERTLKQVVQFYLEKAERKGDIVTEKTPNPSVNIIGISTLGFHNQHDGRELQKLMTDLGITVNSIVPQGASVHELKKMPSAWFNLIPYRELGLATATYLQEKWGMPYVDITPMGVLETARCIRKIQEVLNQQGANVNYEDYITHQTLNVSQAVWFSRSIDCQNLTGKKAVVFGDNTHAAAMTKILTREMGVHVVLAGTYCKYDRDWFCQQVEGLCDRVLVTEDYTEVADAIAEIEPEAIFGTQMERHVAKRLNIPCGVISAPIHIQNFPIGYRPFLGYEGSNQIADLVYNSFTLGMEDHLLEIFGGHDTKEVLTKSISAQSDLNWSEEALRELEKIPGFVRGRVKRNTEKFARERGITRITLEVMYAAKEALGA; from the coding sequence ATGAAACTAGCCTATTGGATGTATGCAGGTCCCGCTCACATCGGCACCCTGAGGATAGCAAGTTCTTTTAAAAGGGTCCATGCTATCATGCATGCGCCCCTGGGGGATGACTACTTTAACGTAATGCGTTCAATGTTAGAGCGGGAAAAGAATTTTACCCCTGTTACTGCTAGTATAGTGGACAGGAATGTATTGGCAAGGGGGTCACAGGAAAAAGTAGTAGACAACATCATAAGGAAAGACAAAGAAGAAAAACCCGACTTGATAATACTTACACCCACCTGCACTTCTAGTATTCTACAAGAGGATTTGGCCAATTTTGTGGAAAGGGCAAGACTAAACACTGACAGTGACGTGCTGTTGGCAGACGTCAACCATTATCGCGTCAATGAATTACAGGCAGCAGAGCGCACCCTCAAGCAAGTGGTACAATTTTACCTAGAAAAGGCGGAAAGGAAGGGAGATATAGTCACAGAAAAAACACCAAACCCCTCTGTCAACATCATCGGCATCTCAACCCTAGGTTTTCATAACCAGCACGATGGTAGGGAATTGCAAAAATTAATGACAGACTTGGGCATTACCGTCAACTCGATTGTACCACAGGGGGCATCAGTACATGAGCTGAAAAAAATGCCTAGTGCCTGGTTTAATCTTATCCCCTATCGGGAATTAGGACTAGCCACTGCCACTTATTTGCAGGAAAAATGGGGCATGCCCTATGTGGATATTACCCCCATGGGAGTTTTGGAAACAGCCCGTTGTATTCGCAAAATACAAGAAGTACTAAATCAACAGGGAGCAAATGTAAACTATGAGGATTATATCACCCATCAGACTCTAAATGTCTCCCAGGCAGTGTGGTTTTCTCGTAGCATCGACTGTCAAAACCTCACTGGGAAAAAGGCTGTAGTCTTCGGCGACAACACCCATGCTGCCGCCATGACTAAAATCCTGACTCGGGAGATGGGGGTCCATGTAGTTTTAGCTGGCACTTACTGTAAATACGACCGAGACTGGTTTTGTCAACAGGTGGAAGGCCTTTGTGACCGAGTTTTGGTTACTGAAGACTACACAGAGGTTGCAGACGCCATTGCCGAAATCGAACCAGAGGCGATTTTTGGAACACAAATGGAGCGTCATGTAGCTAAACGTTTGAATATACCCTGTGGTGTGATTTCTGCGCCTATTCATATCCAGAATTTCCCCATAGGTTATCGCCCCTTCCTGGGGTATGAGGGGAGTAATCAGATTGCTGACCTGGTTTATAATTCCTTTACCCTTGGAATGGAGGACCATCTTTTAGAAATATTTGGCGGTCATGATACCAAAGAAGTGCTAACCAAGTCAATATCTGCCCAGTCAGATTTAAACTGGAGTGAGGAGGCCCTAAGGGAATTAGAAAAAATTCCCGGCTTTGTGCGTGGCAGGGTGAAGAGGAATACAGAGAAATTTGCTAGGGAAAGGGGGATTACTCGGATTACCCTGGAGGTTATGTATGCCGCCAAGGAAGCATTGGGGGCATGA
- a CDS encoding GUN4 N-terminal ARM-like repeat domain-containing protein: MDELDNIKDKFEKASEKNQLLLVDEIITKGEKGYQFLRDFLVSTADVSPIRGKIYQVLRNSNTEENDRFLRDKFPEGLVELVSEKNIEYRELQQLLVERKYQEADSLTREKLCELAGEGAVRRKWVYFTEVKKFPVADLKTIDTLWYVYSEGKFGYKIQRQIWLSLGKDYNQLWVKLKWKKGNKWTKYPGEFIWDLSAPPGHLPLSNQLRGVRFIDALFSHPAWENKSK; this comes from the coding sequence ATGGATGAGCTAGATAATATTAAAGATAAATTTGAAAAAGCCTCGGAGAAAAACCAACTATTGCTAGTGGACGAAATAATAACCAAGGGGGAAAAAGGCTACCAGTTTCTGAGAGATTTTCTGGTATCCACCGCTGATGTTTCTCCAATAAGAGGCAAAATATACCAGGTTTTAAGAAACAGCAACACAGAGGAGAATGATAGGTTTTTGAGGGATAAATTTCCCGAAGGCTTAGTGGAATTGGTGTCAGAAAAAAACATAGAATACAGAGAATTGCAACAATTATTGGTAGAAAGGAAATACCAAGAAGCTGACAGTCTGACAAGGGAAAAATTGTGCGAATTAGCAGGGGAAGGGGCGGTAAGAAGAAAATGGGTTTACTTTACGGAGGTTAAGAAGTTTCCCGTGGCAGATTTAAAAACAATCGATACTCTCTGGTATGTTTATTCGGAGGGAAAGTTCGGCTATAAGATTCAAAGACAAATCTGGTTAAGTTTGGGTAAGGATTACAATCAACTCTGGGTAAAATTGAAGTGGAAAAAAGGGAACAAATGGACAAAATATCCCGGTGAATTTATATGGGATTTGAGCGCCCCCCCAGGACATTTGCCATTGTCTAATCAGTTGAGAGGGGTGAGATTTATTGATGCTTTATTCTCACACCCGGCTTGGGAAAATAAAAGTAAATGA
- a CDS encoding TIGR00297 family protein, with the protein MEIVALILSNSWLTAVVVNTLLLLLALILPQKLLTVFGYLNAWALGVVIWGCLQWRGYVIVLFYFILGSAITKLGLEEKIAAGIAEKRGGKRGAENVWGSAFVAFLCALASVFFPQAKSLFLLAYTASFATKFSDTCASEFGKVYGSRTFLITTFQPVPKGTEGAISLEGTIAGIVASVAISLLGWFVNLIDATGVVICVVSAFVATSIESIIGATFQQKFYWLTNEIVNVINTLVGSVCAILLLYVYQSFSFFYHFLLSVQMVE; encoded by the coding sequence ATGGAAATTGTTGCTTTAATTTTATCTAATTCCTGGCTTACGGCGGTTGTAGTCAACACCCTCCTGTTATTGCTGGCATTAATCCTTCCCCAAAAATTGCTAACGGTTTTCGGTTATCTTAATGCTTGGGCGTTGGGGGTAGTGATTTGGGGTTGTCTACAATGGCGGGGTTATGTTATCGTGTTGTTCTATTTTATCCTAGGGTCCGCTATAACTAAATTGGGGTTGGAGGAAAAAATTGCCGCCGGGATAGCAGAAAAAAGGGGGGGGAAAAGAGGGGCAGAAAATGTATGGGGAAGCGCCTTTGTTGCCTTTCTTTGTGCCTTGGCTTCTGTCTTTTTTCCCCAGGCAAAATCTCTTTTTCTCCTAGCATATACGGCTAGTTTTGCTACTAAATTTTCGGACACTTGTGCTAGTGAGTTTGGTAAAGTATATGGAAGTCGCACCTTTCTGATTACCACTTTTCAACCTGTGCCAAAAGGGACAGAAGGTGCTATAAGTTTGGAAGGCACTATAGCAGGCATTGTAGCTAGTGTGGCTATCTCCCTCTTAGGGTGGTTTGTTAATCTTATCGATGCCACTGGTGTGGTTATATGTGTCGTCTCTGCTTTTGTTGCTACCAGTATAGAAAGTATTATTGGCGCTACTTTTCAACAAAAGTTTTACTGGTTGACTAATGAGATTGTTAATGTCATTAATACTCTTGTTGGTAGTGTTTGCGCAATACTTTTACTTTATGTCTACCAAAGTTTTTCTTTTTTTTACCATTTCCTTTTGAGTGTTCAGATGGTAGAATAG
- the cysC gene encoding adenylyl-sulfate kinase produces the protein MEHKGVTIWFTGLSGAGKTTISREVEARLRAQGYKVEVLDGDVVRTHLTKGLGYTKEDRDENIRRIGFVAHLLTRNGVIVIVSAISPYRAIREEIRAKIGNFVEVYVNAPLEVCEARDVKGLYKKARAGEIKMFTGIDDPYEPPLNPEIECRTDIETLEESVEKVLRGLEKLGYISLPVAS, from the coding sequence ATGGAACATAAGGGAGTCACTATCTGGTTTACGGGTTTAAGTGGTGCTGGCAAGACTACTATTAGTAGAGAGGTAGAGGCTAGATTAAGGGCACAAGGTTATAAGGTAGAAGTATTAGACGGAGACGTAGTGCGCACCCATCTCACCAAGGGATTAGGATATACTAAAGAGGACAGGGATGAGAACATTAGACGTATTGGTTTTGTTGCTCATCTTCTCACTCGCAATGGTGTGATTGTTATCGTTTCCGCTATCTCACCCTATCGCGCTATCAGGGAGGAAATTCGTGCTAAAATCGGTAACTTTGTTGAAGTATATGTTAACGCTCCTCTGGAAGTATGTGAGGCAAGGGATGTTAAGGGTTTATACAAAAAGGCTAGAGCAGGTGAAATAAAAATGTTTACAGGCATAGATGACCCCTATGAGCCCCCCCTAAACCCGGAAATAGAATGTCGCACGGATATAGAAACACTGGAGGAAAGTGTGGAGAAGGTTTTGCGGGGTTTGGAAAAATTGGGTTATATTTCCTTACCTGTTGCCTCTTAG